From a region of the Paraburkholderia hospita genome:
- a CDS encoding Crp/Fnr family transcriptional regulator produces MTRQTKVVTATLSVDELLAQSPWFVALDDVAKTRVRPDITERAVAAGQSLGRHGERQQMWFGVLEGIIKWSITARDGQTVTLGGQSMGSWFGEGTLIRNAPRESDLIALRDSRVAQIPRATFVWLRENRPSFNEFLLHQMNERLHWFMGAVAAHGLLDTDSLVARALVGMVQPLSNPSGTVHLPLSQEELANLAAVSRQTCNKAMTRFKNAGLVRTEYGSIVVLDLPGLNALSR; encoded by the coding sequence ATGACGCGGCAAACGAAAGTCGTCACGGCGACGCTGTCGGTCGACGAACTGCTCGCGCAATCGCCGTGGTTCGTCGCGCTGGATGATGTCGCGAAAACCCGCGTGCGCCCCGACATCACGGAACGTGCGGTCGCCGCCGGTCAGTCTTTGGGCCGTCACGGCGAACGGCAGCAGATGTGGTTCGGCGTGCTCGAAGGCATCATCAAATGGTCGATCACCGCGCGCGACGGGCAGACCGTAACGCTCGGCGGCCAGTCGATGGGCAGTTGGTTCGGCGAAGGCACGCTGATCCGCAACGCGCCGCGCGAATCCGATCTCATCGCGCTGCGCGACAGCCGCGTCGCACAGATTCCGCGCGCCACCTTCGTCTGGCTTCGCGAAAATCGGCCGTCGTTCAACGAATTTCTGCTTCATCAGATGAACGAGCGTCTGCACTGGTTCATGGGCGCGGTCGCCGCGCACGGGCTGCTCGACACCGACAGTCTCGTCGCGCGGGCGCTGGTCGGCATGGTGCAACCGCTGTCCAACCCGAGCGGCACGGTACATTTGCCGCTGTCTCAGGAAGAGCTTGCCAATCTGGCCGCAGTTTCGCGCCAGACGTGCAACAAGGCGATGACGCGCTTCAAGAACGCCGGTCTTGTGCGGACGGAATACGGCAGCATCGTCGTGCTGGATCTGCCCGGGCTCAACGCGCTGTCGCGGTAG
- a CDS encoding acyl-CoA thioesterase, with translation MSKQTVYSIDVQFGDCDPAGIVFFPNFSRWMDAASHDYFIQCGLPPWREMDALPDCIGPPLLEFHTRFVNSATYGERLDIHSRVEEWRGKAFIQSHRIMRGESLICEGRATRALCVKQADGRLKAVPVPDFIRAACE, from the coding sequence GTGAGTAAACAAACTGTCTATTCGATCGATGTTCAATTCGGCGATTGCGACCCGGCCGGAATCGTCTTTTTCCCCAACTTTTCGCGCTGGATGGACGCCGCCTCGCACGACTACTTTATACAGTGCGGCCTGCCGCCGTGGCGAGAGATGGACGCGCTGCCCGATTGCATCGGCCCGCCGCTGCTGGAGTTTCACACGCGCTTCGTCAATTCCGCGACTTACGGCGAACGGCTCGATATTCACAGCCGCGTCGAAGAGTGGCGCGGCAAGGCTTTTATCCAGAGCCATCGGATCATGCGCGGCGAGAGCTTGATCTGCGAAGGCCGCGCGACGCGCGCGCTGTGCGTCAAACAGGCCGATGGCCGGCTCAAAGCCGTTCCCGTTCCCGACTTCATCCGCGCGGCCTGCGAATAA
- a CDS encoding MFS transporter encodes MNRTSPLPAAAVFVERPSGQLVEDAVFRKITWRIMPMILIAYVFAFLDRINIGYAQLQMKQDLAFSDAVYGLGAGIFFVTYLLFEVPSNLLLEKIGARLTFLRIMVLWGLASAATAFVSAPWQFYGIRLLLGIFEAGFFPGIILYLTYWYPSQRRGRVTGLFLFGMPITGVLGGPLSGTIMSGMEGIGGMHGWQWLFLVEGLPTVLIGVLLYRLLPNKPAGAPWLNDTEKALVQSVLDADHRGDVKPGHHGRLAAALADPKTYVLAFVYFCCACAVYTLTFWLPTMIKGLGIAPIATIGWYTAVPYSFGALGVLVISRSSDRFKERRWHVGGTLVLGAAALASTSFLGTAIVPVMVLLCVAAFFIFGGGSLFWSIPPTYLGQEAAAAGIAVISSLGILGGFASPTLIGWIKSVTGSIQMGLLALTALVICGGLTILLGLPKSAVRVGTIDDASAH; translated from the coding sequence ATGAATCGCACCAGTCCGCTCCCCGCCGCAGCCGTATTCGTCGAGCGCCCGTCGGGGCAATTGGTGGAAGACGCGGTCTTTCGCAAAATCACCTGGCGCATCATGCCGATGATCCTGATCGCGTATGTCTTCGCGTTTCTCGATCGCATCAACATCGGCTACGCGCAGCTCCAGATGAAGCAGGATCTCGCCTTTTCCGATGCCGTCTATGGCCTCGGCGCGGGCATTTTCTTCGTGACATATCTGCTGTTCGAAGTGCCCAGCAATCTGCTGCTTGAAAAGATCGGCGCGCGGCTGACGTTTCTACGGATCATGGTCCTGTGGGGCCTCGCGTCCGCCGCGACCGCGTTTGTTTCCGCGCCGTGGCAGTTCTACGGCATCCGGCTGCTGCTCGGAATTTTCGAAGCGGGATTCTTCCCCGGCATCATTCTGTATCTGACCTACTGGTATCCAAGCCAGCGTCGCGGCCGCGTGACGGGTCTGTTCCTGTTCGGCATGCCGATCACGGGTGTGCTCGGCGGCCCGCTGTCGGGCACGATCATGAGCGGCATGGAAGGCATCGGCGGGATGCATGGCTGGCAATGGCTCTTTCTCGTCGAAGGATTGCCGACCGTGCTGATCGGCGTGCTGCTGTATCGCCTGTTGCCGAACAAACCGGCCGGCGCGCCGTGGTTGAACGACACCGAAAAAGCACTCGTGCAGTCGGTTCTCGATGCCGATCATCGCGGTGACGTCAAACCCGGGCATCACGGCCGTCTCGCCGCCGCGCTGGCCGATCCCAAAACCTACGTGCTGGCCTTCGTCTACTTCTGCTGCGCGTGCGCCGTCTACACGCTCACGTTCTGGCTGCCGACGATGATCAAAGGTCTCGGCATCGCCCCGATCGCGACGATCGGCTGGTACACCGCCGTGCCATATAGCTTCGGCGCACTCGGCGTGCTCGTCATCAGCCGCAGTTCGGACCGCTTCAAGGAACGCCGCTGGCACGTCGGCGGCACGCTGGTTCTCGGCGCGGCGGCGCTGGCATCGACATCGTTTCTCGGCACCGCGATCGTCCCCGTCATGGTTCTGCTGTGCGTCGCCGCGTTCTTTATCTTCGGCGGCGGATCGCTCTTCTGGTCGATTCCGCCCACTTATCTCGGCCAGGAAGCGGCGGCGGCCGGCATTGCGGTCATCAGCTCGCTCGGCATTCTCGGCGGCTTCGCGAGTCCGACGCTGATCGGCTGGATCAAGTCCGTGACCGGCAGCATTCAGATGGGCCTTCTCGCATTGACCGCGCTCGTCATCTGCGGCGGACTGACCATTTTGCTTGGATTGCCGAAGAGCGCAGTCCGCGTCGGCACGATCGACGACGCAAGCGCGCACTGA
- a CDS encoding SDR family oxidoreductase — protein sequence MTTSKGKRVLVTAGAGGIGRAITEAFVADGASVFVCDIDETALQNMQTQLPGVKTAVCDIADRAAVSNMVADAAAALGGLDVLVNNAGIAGPTASVADMDPDAWEAVLRVNLTGTFTVTQHAIPLLKQSSAGVVLVMSSLAGRFGYPNRSPYSTTKWGLIGFTKTLSRELGEFGIRVNAILPGAVEGPRIEQVLSGRASASGRTVEQEKAAALGNQSIKRFVDPADIAALAVFLASDVGRSISGQLIPIDGDSQSAS from the coding sequence ATGACCACATCGAAAGGCAAGCGCGTCCTGGTAACGGCGGGCGCGGGCGGAATAGGGCGCGCGATCACGGAAGCGTTTGTCGCGGACGGCGCGAGCGTTTTTGTCTGCGATATCGACGAAACCGCGCTTCAAAACATGCAGACGCAATTGCCCGGCGTGAAGACGGCGGTGTGCGACATCGCGGATCGCGCGGCGGTTTCAAACATGGTCGCGGATGCGGCGGCCGCGCTCGGCGGTCTCGACGTGCTCGTCAACAACGCGGGCATCGCCGGGCCGACCGCGAGCGTCGCGGACATGGACCCGGACGCGTGGGAAGCCGTGCTCCGCGTGAATCTGACCGGAACGTTCACGGTCACGCAGCACGCCATTCCGCTGCTCAAGCAATCGAGCGCGGGCGTCGTGCTCGTCATGTCGTCGCTGGCCGGACGCTTCGGTTATCCGAATCGAAGTCCTTATTCGACGACGAAATGGGGCCTCATTGGTTTCACGAAGACGCTGTCGCGCGAACTCGGTGAATTCGGCATTCGCGTCAATGCGATCTTGCCGGGCGCCGTCGAAGGTCCGCGCATCGAACAGGTGCTTTCCGGACGCGCGTCGGCGAGCGGCCGCACGGTCGAACAAGAAAAAGCGGCGGCGCTCGGCAATCAGTCGATCAAGCGTTTCGTCGATCCGGCCGACATCGCGGCGCTTGCCGTCTTTCTTGCATCCGATGTAGGACGATCTATTTCAGGTCAATTGATCCCGATCGACGGAGACTCCCAAAGCGCTTCGTGA
- a CDS encoding porin encodes MKKCLLAGAALVTLTGTAHAQSSVTLYGLIDAGLTYTNSQISGTGSGGHSNWQMTSGSVQYSRWGLRGAEDLGGGLKAIFTLESGFNVNNGQLSSNNRLFNRQAFVGLTSREYGTLTLGRQTDDMVDFVAPLSLTGTEFGGVHFAHPFDVDNLNDSFQINNSVKYQSPEYYGFKIGALYGFSNQAGGFANNRAWSVGMSYVWGPLNFGAGYLHLNSAARTPGEVNTGGAVTDTTGSSVQGLLSPTAVPLGALAARQQTWGAGVNYTFGPAVAGFVYTQTNLTGLFQTGFSTHFQNFEGNFRYALNPAVELSAAYTYSRAGGNAGSGSPHWNQVSAMADYSFSRRTDAYVQGTWQGLSAGSNSPLGVAWINGVSAPSSTSNQVEATVGLRHRF; translated from the coding sequence ATGAAAAAGTGCCTCTTAGCCGGCGCTGCGCTCGTCACCCTGACGGGGACGGCGCATGCCCAGAGCAGTGTGACGCTGTATGGCCTGATCGACGCGGGGCTGACCTATACCAATAGCCAGATCTCTGGAACGGGTTCGGGCGGCCACAGCAACTGGCAGATGACCAGCGGTTCAGTGCAGTACAGCCGCTGGGGGCTGCGGGGAGCCGAAGATCTGGGCGGCGGGTTGAAGGCCATCTTCACCCTCGAAAGTGGCTTCAACGTGAACAACGGGCAACTGTCGTCGAATAACCGCCTCTTCAATCGCCAGGCTTTTGTTGGTCTGACCAGCCGCGAATATGGCACGCTCACGCTAGGTCGCCAGACCGATGACATGGTCGACTTCGTGGCGCCGCTTTCGCTGACGGGCACGGAATTTGGCGGTGTGCACTTCGCTCACCCATTCGACGTCGACAACCTTAACGATTCGTTCCAGATCAATAACTCGGTCAAGTATCAGAGTCCGGAATATTACGGATTCAAGATCGGCGCACTGTATGGTTTCTCGAATCAGGCCGGTGGCTTTGCAAACAATCGTGCCTGGAGTGTGGGCATGTCCTACGTCTGGGGGCCCCTGAACTTTGGGGCGGGCTATCTGCATCTGAATAGCGCTGCCAGGACACCTGGCGAGGTCAATACAGGTGGCGCGGTGACCGATACGACCGGCTCTTCGGTCCAGGGGCTACTGTCACCAACCGCAGTTCCGTTAGGCGCGCTTGCCGCCCGCCAGCAAACCTGGGGCGCGGGCGTGAATTACACGTTCGGCCCAGCAGTTGCAGGCTTCGTGTACACGCAGACCAATCTGACGGGTCTGTTTCAGACTGGCTTTAGCACGCACTTCCAGAACTTCGAAGGTAACTTCCGATATGCGCTGAACCCAGCCGTTGAACTTTCGGCTGCATATACGTATTCGCGCGCGGGTGGAAACGCAGGCAGCGGCAGTCCGCACTGGAACCAGGTGAGCGCGATGGCAGACTACAGTTTCTCCCGCCGAACGGATGCATACGTACAGGGAACCTGGCAGGGGCTGAGCGCGGGCAGCAACTCCCCACTGGGTGTGGCCTGGATTAACGGAGTGAGCGCGCCGTCGTCCACGAGCAATCAGGTAGAAGCGACTGTGGGCCTGCGTCACCGTTTCTAA
- a CDS encoding BKACE family enzyme — MSKPKVIVTVAPTGGMATKKMNPNLPTQPQEIADDTYRCYNAGASVVAVHARRPDDQATCDPAIYSHINRLIRDKCEIILNNSTGGGIDGDMVRELDNGLWEIQWEERLKGMQGDGVEMCTLDAQTVIASFGGKEILVATPPSRIRQIAEMMKARGIKPEWEVFGLADIVQDVQRAINDGLDDAPHFINIVIGANAFQGALPYTPRLLQTMVDHLPRDTVFNVSAIGAAQLPAAMNSLLLGGHVRVGLEDNLYYRHGELATNVQLVERLVRMVREMGYEPATPEEAREIIGLRPLHATVDAACLEH; from the coding sequence ATGAGCAAGCCCAAAGTCATTGTGACCGTTGCGCCCACCGGCGGCATGGCCACCAAGAAGATGAACCCGAATCTGCCCACGCAGCCGCAGGAAATCGCCGACGATACCTACCGCTGCTACAACGCAGGCGCGAGTGTCGTGGCGGTCCACGCGCGCCGTCCCGACGATCAGGCGACCTGCGATCCGGCCATCTACAGCCATATCAACCGGCTGATTCGCGACAAGTGCGAGATCATTTTGAACAATTCGACGGGCGGCGGTATCGACGGCGACATGGTTCGCGAGCTCGACAACGGCCTCTGGGAAATTCAGTGGGAAGAGCGTCTGAAAGGCATGCAGGGTGATGGCGTCGAAATGTGTACGCTCGACGCGCAGACGGTGATCGCGAGTTTCGGCGGCAAGGAGATTCTCGTCGCGACGCCGCCTTCGCGCATCCGCCAGATTGCCGAGATGATGAAAGCGCGTGGCATCAAGCCCGAATGGGAAGTGTTCGGTCTCGCCGATATCGTTCAGGATGTGCAGCGCGCGATCAACGACGGCCTGGACGACGCGCCGCATTTCATCAACATCGTGATCGGCGCGAATGCGTTTCAGGGCGCATTGCCCTACACGCCGCGTCTGTTGCAGACGATGGTCGATCATCTGCCGCGCGACACCGTGTTCAACGTGAGCGCGATCGGCGCTGCGCAATTGCCCGCCGCGATGAATTCGCTCTTGCTGGGTGGCCATGTGCGCGTCGGGCTCGAAGACAACCTGTATTACCGGCACGGCGAACTGGCGACGAACGTGCAACTGGTCGAGCGGCTCGTTCGCATGGTGCGCGAGATGGGTTACGAACCGGCGACGCCTGAGGAAGCGCGCGAGATCATCGGACTGCGGCCGCTGCACGCAACCGTCGATGCCGCCTGTCTGGAGCACTGA